A genomic window from Pantoea alhagi includes:
- the rimI gene encoding ribosomal protein S18-alanine N-acetyltransferase: MTSISLLTPHDLPQALAIERRSHAFPWTEATFASNQGERYLNYRLDVDRQMAAFAITQWVLDEATLFNIAVDPAYQRQGLGKALLHHLIEQLQQRDIFTLWLEVRASNHAAIALYEQTGFNEVSVRRNYYPATHGREDALIMALSL, from the coding sequence ATGACGTCGATTTCTTTACTCACTCCGCATGACCTTCCGCAGGCGCTCGCTATTGAGCGGCGCAGCCACGCTTTTCCCTGGACGGAAGCGACCTTTGCCAGCAATCAGGGCGAACGTTACCTGAACTACCGGCTTGACGTTGACAGACAGATGGCTGCTTTCGCCATTACCCAATGGGTCCTGGATGAAGCGACGTTATTTAATATCGCTGTAGATCCCGCTTATCAACGGCAGGGGCTGGGCAAAGCATTGCTGCATCATTTGATTGAACAGCTGCAGCAGCGCGATATTTTCACGCTGTGGCTGGAGGTTCGGGCTTCCAACCATGCGGCCATCGCGCTTTATGAACAGACCGGCTTTAATGAAGTTTCGGTGCGCCGAAACTATTATCCGGCAACGCACGGGCGGGAAGATGCTCTGATTATGGCGCTCAGCCTGTAA
- a CDS encoding YbaK/EbsC family protein, with protein sequence MSLESVRHYFAERAPEIAIIELNQSTATVALAAKAHGVAPGQIAKTLSLKVKNQVILIVTGGDLRLDNRKLKETLGTKARMLTTDEVLNWTGHPPGGVCPFGLEHPLPVYCDISLRRFAEVLPAAGSIHSAVRISPEKMAELTDAVWVDVCQNAPPSA encoded by the coding sequence ATGAGCCTGGAGTCTGTACGGCACTACTTTGCCGAGCGAGCCCCTGAAATCGCCATCATTGAATTAAATCAGAGCACGGCAACTGTGGCTCTTGCTGCTAAAGCGCATGGCGTTGCGCCAGGACAGATTGCCAAGACCCTGTCGTTAAAAGTGAAGAATCAGGTCATCCTGATCGTGACCGGCGGCGACCTTCGTCTGGATAACCGCAAGCTAAAAGAAACCCTGGGCACGAAAGCGCGCATGTTAACCACCGATGAGGTGCTGAACTGGACGGGTCATCCGCCCGGCGGCGTCTGTCCTTTTGGCCTTGAGCATCCTCTGCCGGTTTACTGCGATATTTCTCTGCGACGCTTTGCCGAAGTGCTGCCAGCGGCAGGGTCTATTCATAGCGCAGTGCGGATTTCGCCAGAAAAAATGGCGGAGCTTACCGATGCTGTATGGGTGGATGTTTGCCAAAATGCTCCGCCTTCAGCTTAA
- a CDS encoding diguanylate cyclase, whose translation MKLQTYEELLHSKYRLSLMLYLFLNMATSLFFMLPINKGENISFSLPAMLIVLLSLLQLAFWILKPEKKWPLLSFTAFIMGGLWAWLIAHKSELIFYFDGSFLLVSLMAVFFIGTISLNEHLLAFCLHIAPPSLTVMLLDRGQHPLTLLFTITLPLLGFTLQSLMQRRSDHFTRRLLFQLYEEKQTWSDLSMLDPLTGLYNRRGLKNRLENLLENQAGSHFVMLLDIDNFKSYNDNYGHAMGDQALTRVSAAIRDAVRSRDIVTRYGGEEFLVLMTNVNASIAMKLAERIRQYVLDLEIPHQFNHRVSTHVTISAGIAPIIEEDFEQAMANADRALYVAKNRGRNTILSWEELCETNLIPAPVDLI comes from the coding sequence ATGAAATTACAAACGTATGAAGAATTGCTGCACAGCAAATATCGCCTGTCGTTGATGCTTTATCTTTTTTTAAACATGGCAACATCACTTTTTTTTATGTTACCGATAAATAAAGGAGAAAATATTTCATTCTCTTTACCGGCAATGCTGATAGTTCTGCTGAGTTTATTGCAATTAGCTTTCTGGATCCTGAAACCTGAAAAAAAATGGCCGCTGTTATCTTTTACCGCTTTTATTATGGGCGGGCTCTGGGCATGGCTGATTGCACATAAAAGCGAGCTGATTTTTTATTTTGACGGTAGTTTTCTGCTGGTTAGTCTGATGGCAGTTTTTTTTATCGGTACTATCTCCCTGAATGAACACCTGCTGGCGTTTTGTCTGCATATCGCCCCGCCTTCCCTCACCGTCATGCTGCTCGATCGCGGCCAGCATCCGCTGACGCTGCTGTTTACCATCACGCTACCACTGCTCGGCTTCACGCTTCAGAGTCTGATGCAGCGTCGCAGCGACCATTTCACGCGACGCTTGCTGTTTCAACTGTATGAGGAGAAACAGACCTGGAGCGACCTGAGCATGCTTGATCCGCTTACCGGCCTTTATAACCGTCGTGGCCTGAAGAACCGGCTGGAGAACCTTTTGGAGAACCAGGCCGGCAGCCACTTCGTTATGCTGCTTGATATCGATAATTTTAAGTCCTACAACGATAACTATGGTCATGCAATGGGCGACCAGGCGCTGACGCGCGTTTCGGCAGCGATTCGTGATGCGGTACGCTCGCGGGATATTGTGACCCGTTATGGCGGTGAAGAGTTTCTGGTTCTGATGACCAACGTTAATGCTTCTATTGCCATGAAGCTGGCAGAACGTATTCGCCAATATGTGCTGGATCTGGAAATTCCCCATCAATTTAACCATCGCGTATCCACCCACGTCACCATCAGCGCCGGTATTGCTCCGATAATCGAAGAAGATTTTGAACAGGCAATGGCAAATGCCGATCGGGCTTTATATGTGGCAAAAAATCGCGGAAGAAATACTATTCTCTCCTGGGAAGAGCTTTGCGAAACAAACCTGATACCCGCCCCGGTAGATCTCATTTAA
- the tssJ gene encoding type VI secretion system lipoprotein TssJ produces MKPRSFLRLSIQALFLAALTLLTGCMSSTHNDPSRYSLLFQAHPPVNNSAPLKFRVLLLKSDADFMSADFYSLQNSAQTVLGSNLLTGEQFFLLAGQLNKTLSGQRTTDARYIGVMAEYQSLNGKKWRLSLPLPNADESEPTNGWYRESDALQARIVADDSGVHLASKAESTPE; encoded by the coding sequence ATGAAACCACGCTCTTTTTTGCGCCTGAGTATTCAGGCGCTTTTCCTGGCGGCGCTTACCTTGCTGACAGGCTGTATGTCATCTACACACAACGATCCCTCCCGTTACAGTCTGTTATTTCAGGCGCACCCACCCGTCAATAACTCGGCACCGCTGAAGTTCAGAGTGCTGTTATTGAAATCGGATGCCGACTTTATGTCTGCGGATTTTTATTCGCTGCAAAATAGCGCGCAAACCGTGCTGGGTAGCAATCTGCTCACTGGCGAGCAGTTTTTCCTGTTGGCAGGTCAACTGAATAAAACCCTTAGCGGTCAACGTACAACGGATGCCCGCTATATCGGCGTTATGGCCGAGTATCAGTCGCTTAATGGTAAAAAATGGCGTCTTTCTCTGCCGCTGCCCAATGCGGACGAGAGCGAACCAACCAACGGCTGGTACAGGGAATCGGATGCGTTGCAGGCCAGGATCGTTGCTGACGATAGCGGCGTACATCTTGCGAGCAAAGCAGAGTCAACGCCTGAATAA
- a CDS encoding SH3 domain-containing protein produces the protein MVKIRIALGLLFVLSVAGCKSPPPVTDDTIVSSTVDGVTLTYRHAITPPKTFTPINEEYRALYNASVMSRPDFGGKLVRQLENAQPYTVLGSVENNWYAIAEKDQDQLIGYVPLRAVVKSELYNDTIKADQRRKRVRATSASKKKTCVAVDGDSKACQNSNSGTWIID, from the coding sequence ATGGTGAAAATTCGAATCGCATTAGGTCTGCTTTTTGTATTAAGCGTTGCGGGTTGTAAGTCGCCACCGCCTGTCACGGATGACACAATTGTGTCCAGCACCGTTGATGGCGTTACGTTGACCTATCGCCATGCGATCACCCCGCCAAAAACTTTTACGCCGATCAATGAAGAGTATCGCGCGTTGTATAACGCTTCAGTGATGAGCCGCCCCGACTTCGGCGGCAAGCTGGTGCGTCAGCTGGAAAATGCGCAGCCTTATACCGTGCTGGGCAGCGTGGAAAACAACTGGTACGCGATTGCGGAAAAAGATCAGGATCAGTTGATCGGCTATGTGCCGCTGCGCGCCGTGGTGAAAAGCGAGCTGTACAATGACACCATCAAGGCTGACCAGCGCCGCAAACGCGTGCGCGCTACGTCTGCCAGCAAGAAGAAAACCTGCGTTGCAGTTGATGGCGACAGTAAAGCCTGCCAGAACAGCAACAGTGGTACCTGGATTATCGATTAA
- the fhuF gene encoding siderophore-iron reductase FhuF, giving the protein MAIVTRQAYEYGSSPVIFMQSDSSLSAALHSLFSEHRSWFLEFITLNDAAPGDTLIQAEWSQSAHFNQLLARYGDEIYREHADMPREAKPLQSLWAQWYFGLIVPPLMLALVMEKRALDCSLEHFHLQFHESGRPAKFWIDVHEDEDARYLNAHQRIDRLIQKHLIPAVQGIEQHGEINAKLIWNNTGYLMHWFLGEMKSWVDDATLLTLEHALFFSRHLLDGSDNPLYRTVIPRDGAMQRRSCCQRYRLPAVERCGDCTLKSV; this is encoded by the coding sequence ATGGCCATCGTTACGCGTCAGGCTTATGAGTACGGTTCGTCTCCAGTGATCTTTATGCAGAGCGACAGTTCGCTTAGCGCTGCGCTGCATAGCCTGTTCAGCGAACACCGTTCCTGGTTCCTTGAGTTTATCACCCTGAATGACGCCGCTCCTGGCGATACCCTTATCCAGGCGGAGTGGTCACAAAGCGCCCACTTTAATCAGTTGCTGGCGCGCTATGGCGATGAGATCTATCGCGAGCATGCGGATATGCCGCGCGAGGCCAAGCCGCTGCAATCTCTCTGGGCGCAGTGGTATTTTGGCCTTATAGTGCCGCCGCTGATGCTGGCACTGGTAATGGAGAAACGCGCGCTCGACTGCTCGCTGGAACATTTTCATCTGCAGTTCCATGAAAGCGGCCGCCCGGCAAAGTTCTGGATCGATGTACATGAAGATGAAGATGCACGCTACCTGAACGCACATCAACGTATCGATCGACTTATCCAGAAGCATTTGATCCCTGCGGTACAGGGCATCGAACAGCATGGCGAAATCAACGCCAAACTTATCTGGAATAATACCGGCTATCTGATGCACTGGTTTTTGGGTGAGATGAAAAGCTGGGTAGATGACGCCACGCTGCTCACCCTGGAGCATGCGCTGTTTTTCTCACGCCATTTGCTGGATGGCAGCGATAATCCGCTTTACCGCACCGTAATTCCGCGTGACGGCGCAATGCAGCGTCGCAGCTGCTGTCAACGCTATCGCCTGCCAGCCGTGGAGCGCTGCGGCGATTGCACCCTGAAATCCGTCTGA
- the yjjG gene encoding pyrimidine 5'-nucleotidase, with amino-acid sequence MLQNWDWILFDADDTLFHFDAFTGLQRLFKDYNVDFTTDDYHEYQLVNKPLWVEYQNGAITALQLQHQRFNGWAEKLNVTPDALNSGFLSAMAEVCVPLEGAVNLINALKGKVKMGIITNGFTALQQVRLQRTGFRDYFDLLVISEQVGHAKPHPAIFDYALEKMGRPAPERVLMVGDNPDSDILGGINAGLKTCWLNADGREKPAAITPDWQVSSLQELQSILFA; translated from the coding sequence ATGCTACAAAACTGGGACTGGATCCTTTTTGACGCTGACGACACATTGTTTCACTTTGACGCTTTTACGGGCCTGCAACGGCTGTTTAAAGATTACAACGTTGATTTTACTACCGATGATTACCATGAATATCAGTTGGTGAACAAACCCTTGTGGGTAGAGTATCAAAACGGCGCTATCACCGCGCTGCAGCTACAGCATCAGCGTTTTAACGGCTGGGCAGAAAAGCTGAACGTCACGCCGGACGCGTTAAACAGCGGTTTTCTTAGCGCCATGGCGGAAGTATGCGTACCGCTGGAAGGGGCGGTAAACCTGATTAATGCACTAAAGGGCAAGGTGAAGATGGGGATTATCACCAACGGCTTTACCGCGCTGCAGCAGGTGCGTCTCCAGCGTACTGGTTTTCGTGATTACTTTGATCTGCTGGTGATTTCCGAGCAGGTGGGGCATGCCAAACCGCATCCGGCAATTTTTGATTATGCGCTGGAAAAAATGGGGCGGCCTGCGCCGGAACGTGTGCTGATGGTCGGGGATAATCCTGATTCAGATATTTTAGGCGGCATTAACGCAGGCCTGAAGACCTGCTGGTTGAATGCGGATGGCAGAGAAAAGCCCGCCGCGATCACGCCTGACTGGCAGGTCAGTTCGCTCCAGGAGCTGCAATCCATTTTATTTGCTTAA
- a CDS encoding DUF2946 family protein produces the protein MSLISFAIARSRFPAWLALLAMLLLFVAPVISKSLMAQHGYSSLMMAHMSAMVMNEPTEAEDASHEQGCAADSAGQPSPPVAEHAHHHAATEIAAPPSFSDASHHRHYHMSMMDDSACGYCVLLIHLPLDSVRLPQLWTLLQEAIPAAPLQLQPFVASWIPIWFRPRGPPVSGYSLV, from the coding sequence GTGTCGCTGATCTCTTTCGCCATCGCCCGCAGCCGTTTTCCGGCATGGCTGGCGCTGCTGGCTATGCTGCTGCTGTTTGTTGCCCCAGTGATTTCAAAATCGCTGATGGCTCAACACGGCTATAGCTCGCTGATGATGGCGCATATGTCAGCAATGGTGATGAATGAGCCGACAGAGGCAGAAGACGCGAGCCATGAACAGGGCTGCGCTGCAGACAGTGCCGGGCAACCAAGCCCGCCAGTAGCGGAACATGCTCACCATCATGCGGCTACAGAGATCGCCGCGCCCCCCTCCTTCTCCGATGCTTCCCATCACCGGCATTATCATATGTCGATGATGGACGACAGCGCCTGTGGTTACTGCGTACTGTTAATCCATCTGCCGCTGGACTCCGTTCGCCTGCCGCAGCTCTGGACGCTACTGCAAGAGGCCATTCCAGCCGCTCCTCTCCAGCTACAACCTTTTGTTGCCAGCTGGATCCCCATCTGGTTCCGACCGCGCGGGCCGCCGGTTAGCGGGTATTCACTCGTTTAA
- a CDS encoding acid phosphatase yields MRIKLTLLSAVLLSGTAAAASFDTITAIVDSTTPASDSPAFVRLENHSLLALRQAIQGSQPQLRRDELQHAKQDAPLADKAWLKASGYDFAVKQQQQTGIALLESFNRLPSSVMDASLQVVTRINRDATAGERQQALADAEGINYLYFLSDALGPKLGQAFLNAYNKGELAKAAALIKATEISTSAAKDYFHYPRPFLQSGNQIHLVPDDVVIRDGKAYSATGGAFPSGHTNTGYTDALLLAEMVPERFVPLIDRGARYGYSRVILGVHYPLDVMGSRMIAERNVAHFMNDPAWRKLFAEAKTELRSALSRECGSDLQTCAQNPIQDDPYRDPAMAQFYRFTMTYSLPQATPHHTALTVPAGAEVLLEPVLPQLSAAQRRALMQKTALADGYPLSGGEGEQNFWQRLNLHDAITAAR; encoded by the coding sequence ATGCGCATCAAACTCACATTGCTCAGCGCCGTATTGCTCTCCGGCACGGCTGCCGCCGCCAGCTTCGATACCATTACCGCCATTGTTGACAGCACAACGCCTGCCAGCGATAGCCCGGCTTTTGTCCGGCTGGAAAACCACAGTCTGCTGGCATTGCGCCAGGCCATTCAGGGATCGCAGCCTCAGCTTAGGCGTGATGAGCTGCAGCATGCAAAGCAGGATGCACCGTTAGCGGATAAGGCCTGGCTGAAAGCCAGCGGCTACGATTTTGCGGTCAAACAGCAGCAGCAGACGGGCATTGCACTGCTGGAGTCTTTTAATCGTCTGCCGTCATCGGTCATGGATGCCAGCCTGCAGGTGGTAACGCGCATTAACCGTGATGCCACAGCGGGCGAGCGTCAGCAGGCATTAGCTGATGCGGAAGGCATTAACTATCTCTATTTTCTCAGCGATGCGCTGGGACCAAAGCTGGGCCAGGCCTTTCTGAATGCCTATAACAAAGGCGAGCTGGCAAAGGCTGCCGCGCTGATTAAGGCGACGGAGATCAGCACCTCAGCCGCTAAAGACTATTTCCACTATCCACGGCCTTTTTTGCAAAGCGGCAACCAGATCCATCTGGTGCCGGATGATGTGGTGATCAGAGATGGCAAAGCTTACAGCGCAACCGGCGGCGCTTTCCCCAGCGGGCATACCAATACCGGCTATACCGATGCGCTGCTGCTGGCGGAAATGGTGCCGGAGCGCTTTGTTCCGCTGATCGATCGCGGCGCGCGCTACGGCTATTCGCGTGTGATATTAGGCGTTCACTATCCGCTGGATGTTATGGGTTCGCGCATGATTGCTGAACGCAACGTCGCCCACTTTATGAACGACCCCGCCTGGCGCAAACTGTTTGCAGAAGCAAAAACGGAGCTGCGCAGCGCGCTGAGCCGCGAATGCGGCAGCGATCTGCAAACGTGCGCGCAAAACCCGATACAGGACGATCCTTACCGCGATCCGGCGATGGCGCAGTTCTACCGCTTTACCATGACCTACAGCCTGCCGCAGGCAACGCCACACCATACCGCATTAACCGTGCCTGCCGGTGCCGAGGTGCTGCTGGAGCCGGTACTGCCGCAGCTTAGCGCCGCCCAGCGCCGCGCATTAATGCAGAAAACCGCGCTGGCGGATGGCTATCCGCTTTCCGGCGGCGAAGGGGAGCAGAACTTTTGGCAACGCCTGAACCTGCATGATGCAATAACCGCAGCGCGCTAA
- the rsmC gene encoding 16S rRNA (guanine(1207)-N(2))-methyltransferase RsmC, producing MSAFTPASEVILRHSDEWQDRRVLFAGDLQDDLPAQLETQLSRVHTQYYHHWQSLSRSMGDRAQFGLIATAEAIAECDTLIYYWPKNKPEAQFQLQNLLSLLPLDSDIFVIGENRSGVRSAESMLASWAALNKIDSARRCGLYHGRLSQQPTFDADSFWDEYTLDDCTIKTLPGVFSRDGLDGGSALLLSTFTPHTKGKVLDIGCGAGVLATLLARHSPKVRLWLTDVDAAALAASKATLAANQIEGEVFASNVYSDVTGRYDMIISNPPFHEGMQTSLDAARTLIRGAAQHLNSGGELRLVANAFLPYPQVLDETFGHHEVLAQTGRFKVYRAVWGRDARAIKAANRDK from the coding sequence ATGTCTGCTTTTACCCCGGCGAGTGAAGTGATCCTGCGCCACAGTGATGAATGGCAAGACCGCCGCGTGCTGTTTGCCGGCGATTTGCAGGATGACCTGCCCGCCCAGCTGGAAACCCAGCTGAGCCGCGTTCATACGCAATACTATCATCACTGGCAATCATTAAGCCGCAGCATGGGCGATCGTGCGCAGTTTGGCCTGATAGCCACGGCGGAAGCGATAGCAGAGTGCGATACCCTGATCTATTACTGGCCGAAAAACAAGCCGGAAGCGCAGTTTCAGCTGCAAAACCTGCTATCGCTGCTGCCGCTGGACAGCGATATTTTTGTTATCGGTGAAAACCGCAGCGGCGTTCGCAGCGCCGAGAGTATGCTGGCCTCATGGGCAGCGCTGAACAAAATCGACAGCGCGCGCCGTTGTGGTCTGTACCACGGTCGCCTGTCGCAGCAGCCCACGTTTGATGCGGACAGTTTCTGGGATGAATATACGCTGGATGACTGCACCATTAAAACGTTGCCGGGCGTGTTCAGCCGTGACGGACTGGATGGCGGCAGCGCGCTGCTGCTCTCTACCTTTACGCCGCATACCAAAGGAAAAGTGCTGGATATCGGCTGCGGTGCGGGCGTTCTGGCGACCTTGCTGGCGCGTCATTCACCTAAGGTGCGCCTGTGGCTGACCGATGTGGATGCCGCCGCACTGGCCGCCAGTAAAGCCACGCTGGCCGCAAACCAGATCGAAGGTGAAGTGTTTGCCAGCAACGTCTATTCCGATGTCACCGGCCGTTATGACATGATCATTTCCAACCCGCCGTTCCATGAGGGGATGCAAACCAGCCTTGACGCAGCGCGCACGCTGATTCGCGGTGCGGCTCAGCATCTCAACAGCGGCGGCGAGCTGCGTCTGGTAGCGAATGCCTTCCTGCCCTATCCACAGGTGCTGGACGAAACCTTTGGTCATCATGAAGTGCTGGCGCAAACGGGCCGATTCAAGGTTTACCGCGCCGTCTGGGGACGCGATGCCCGCGCTATTAAGGCAGCCAACCGCGACAAATAA
- a CDS encoding DNA polymerase III subunit psi has protein sequence MSSRRDWLLQQMGITQYKLRRPRALQGEIAITLPAETRLLIVADIPPTTGDPLVGDVLRALAIMPQQVVSVTPDQLAMLPEERSCASWRLGTEAPVTLQGPQLSTPPLEALYFDAEAKRALWRQICEYDVDFFTHSA, from the coding sequence ATGTCATCCAGACGTGACTGGCTACTACAGCAAATGGGCATTACGCAGTATAAGCTGCGGCGTCCGCGCGCGTTACAGGGTGAGATTGCGATAACGCTGCCGGCAGAGACGCGCCTGCTGATCGTGGCGGATATTCCTCCCACTACCGGGGATCCTTTGGTTGGCGATGTGCTGCGCGCGCTGGCGATTATGCCGCAGCAGGTTGTCAGCGTGACGCCGGATCAGCTTGCTATGCTGCCTGAAGAGCGCTCCTGCGCCAGCTGGCGGCTGGGAACCGAAGCGCCGGTTACGCTGCAGGGTCCACAACTTTCCACGCCGCCGCTTGAGGCGCTCTATTTTGATGCCGAGGCGAAGCGCGCCCTCTGGCGACAGATTTGTGAATATGACGTCGATTTCTTTACTCACTCCGCATGA
- a CDS encoding PepSY-associated TM helix domain-containing protein: protein MSEKIVPTASAQIEKTQNAQAFLQLMRRLHFTIGLFIGPFIFVAALTGTLYVLTPQLEHYLYAQQLTTNAPGPAQPLSKQIDAALRYTGSQAKIAAVRPASSDTETTRVMFRFAESAPSETRAIFIDPKTLAVRGDLTVYGTSGILPLRTTLDYLHRSMLLGDLGRNYSELAASWMWVAALGGTLLWAVQRTPRRVRKESASRTQRLLRLRSWHSLLGVALLIGMLFLSATGLTWSRWAGDNINVLRAHYGWLTPAVNTQLDSSMPPMMMDEHAEHHGHMMHHTPDMPLSAAQFDGVLSAARASGIDAAKLEIRPSYQANKAWIVGEIDRRWPTQVDAVAVDPHTWRVTDKIEFANFGLLAKLTRWGVDAHMGILFGVANQLVLALFGLALCVLIVLGYRLWWQRRPAQPQQHPADTLIQAWQRMSLSLRLLLAVVITALAFSLPVMGISLLLFLLLDAWRWYRAQRA from the coding sequence ATGTCGGAAAAAATCGTGCCGACGGCCTCGGCACAGATTGAAAAAACGCAGAATGCACAGGCATTCCTGCAGCTTATGCGTCGGTTACATTTCACCATCGGCCTGTTTATTGGACCGTTTATTTTTGTCGCTGCGCTCACCGGCACGCTCTATGTGTTGACGCCGCAGCTTGAACATTATCTTTATGCGCAACAGCTAACGACCAATGCGCCAGGCCCTGCCCAGCCGCTGTCAAAACAGATTGATGCGGCGCTGCGTTATACCGGCAGCCAGGCGAAAATCGCCGCCGTGCGTCCGGCATCAAGCGATACGGAAACCACGCGTGTGATGTTCCGCTTCGCAGAGAGCGCGCCGTCAGAAACGCGGGCGATATTTATTGATCCGAAAACGCTGGCGGTACGTGGCGATCTGACCGTCTACGGCACCAGCGGGATTTTGCCGCTGCGTACTACCCTGGATTACCTTCACCGCAGCATGCTGCTGGGCGATCTGGGGCGTAACTATAGCGAATTAGCTGCCAGCTGGATGTGGGTGGCCGCGCTGGGCGGCACGCTGCTCTGGGCAGTACAGCGCACGCCGCGTCGCGTCAGAAAAGAAAGCGCCTCACGTACGCAGCGCCTGCTGCGGCTGCGGAGCTGGCATAGCTTACTGGGCGTTGCGCTGCTGATCGGGATGCTGTTTCTCTCTGCCACCGGGCTCACCTGGTCACGCTGGGCCGGTGATAATATCAATGTGCTGCGCGCGCATTATGGCTGGCTGACCCCGGCGGTGAATACACAGCTTGATAGCAGCATGCCGCCGATGATGATGGATGAACATGCTGAGCATCATGGGCATATGATGCATCACACGCCGGATATGCCGTTAAGCGCCGCCCAGTTTGATGGCGTGCTGTCCGCCGCACGCGCCAGCGGTATTGATGCGGCAAAGCTGGAAATCCGTCCCTCTTATCAGGCCAACAAAGCATGGATTGTGGGTGAAATCGATCGTCGCTGGCCAACGCAGGTGGATGCCGTGGCAGTAGATCCCCATACCTGGCGCGTTACCGATAAAATTGAATTCGCGAATTTTGGCCTGCTGGCAAAGCTGACGCGCTGGGGTGTAGATGCGCATATGGGCATTTTGTTCGGCGTTGCGAATCAGCTGGTGCTGGCGCTGTTTGGTCTGGCGCTGTGCGTGCTGATTGTGCTCGGCTATCGTCTGTGGTGGCAGCGCCGTCCTGCGCAACCGCAACAGCATCCGGCGGATACGCTGATTCAGGCCTGGCAGCGCATGAGCCTTAGCCTGCGCTTGTTGCTGGCGGTGGTGATAACAGCGCTGGCCTTTAGCCTGCCGGTGATGGGCATCAGTTTGCTGCTGTTTTTATTGCTGGACGCCTGGCGCTGGTATCGCGCGCAGCGGGCGTAA